In the Nitrobacter sp. NHB1 genome, AAATCTCGGCGATTCTTGGAATCTCAAAATCAACCGTGACCAAGCATATCATGGCAGCGCGCGCGAAACTTGGTGCAGTCAGCAAAGCTCATGCCATTGCCATGGCGATTCGGACAAAGCTCCTTCGCTGAAGCGTTAGGCCGTCCGTTATCCTTTGATGGGTTGAAAGATGCCATTGTTGGCTTCTAGCTCGCGAACGATCTTTTCCTGCTCAGCGCGAGCGCTCGCAAGTGCATCAGCGAGAAATGGCTGTCCAGCATGGACCGATACTGTCGGTGTCTCGTTCAATCTGAGTCTGCAAGCCGGAAAGCGTAGTGATTTCACTCCATAGATTACGGTTCCTTCGGAGTCTATTCTGGTTCCATCGGATTCAATTTGGCCGGTATTATGGTTCGATCGGAGTCTTTGAAAACAAACCGGCTCAGTGGTGCGAAGGCTGGAGAGGGCAACCTGGGGCGGAACACTCGCCGCAAAAATGAAACCTTTAGAGTTGAGCATTATGGGCAAAAGTAAGGGTCGCTAGAACGATGGCACAAGCGCCTGGATTGATTATCAAGCCCTCGGCAACTGGCCGCGCACGATTAAGGTAGTCCGCGCCCGCACAATAGTCGTCCCATGGTGTTTTTTGTTGCCAAGAAACTTCGCCGTACGCACGCAAGAGAGAGCCGGTCAGCGCGGATGAGCTTCCAATAATAGCGTAATAGCGGGCTCATCGGCGCCGTCTGGCGGATCCTTGAAAACCCGTGCCCGTCCGGACTATTTGAAATTATAACATGCCGTCATTGCACGCCTAAACAGCATGACCTACAAGACGACCGATCGCAGCGGTCGCACCCATGGCGACGGCGCCCCAAAAGGTGACACGTAGCGTCGGCTTGAAGATACCAGCTCCACCCGTCTGAGCTCCAATAGCCCCTAAAATCGCGAGGGTAACGAGTGAACCTCCCGATACCGCCCACGGGATTCGCGCCAACGACGAGAACACTGCAATCAACAGCGGCAATGCAGCACCCATTGAAAAAGTCGCCGCCGAGGTCAAAGCAGCTTGAACCGGACGAGCGACGATGTGTGCCGACAGACCCAATTCATCCCGAGCGTGCGCCGCAAATGCATCCCTTGCCATCAGCTGCTCTGCGACTTGGCAGGCCAGCGAGGGTTCGACCCCGCGCTCGATATAAATGTGCGTTAGCTCATCGAGTTCTGCTGCCGGCTGCTCCGCAAGCTCGCGTCGTTCTCGCGCTAGATCGGCGGCCTCTGTATCGGCCTGCGAGCTCACGGAGACATACTCTCCAGCGGCCATCGAAGCAGCGCCGGCGACGAGGCCGGCAGCGCCGGCAACTAGCACCTCACTATGCGAACTTGCCGCTGCGGCAACGCCGACAACAAGGCTCGCCGTAGAGATAATTCCATCATTCGCGCCCAGAACCGCGGCGCGCAGCCAGCCGATACGCTCAATGAGGTGCGCCTCACGGTGAAGGGGATGCATTCTTCTTATTTTCCGAAGTCTTGCGGCGGGCGGTTGAGAATCTTGCGGCCAGTAAACATCGCCGACGTAATACCTCCGCCCTCATGTATCTCGGTCACGATCACCGCAACGAGATGAGTCAAGATGACGGCCGCAAGCGCATAGAACGCATATAAGTGGACCGTCACAATGGGGGACCGGAAGGCGCGCATTGCCTTATATGCAGCTTGGTCCATCGTATTCGAAGCCAGTGGCGAAACCAACGCCGAATCCAAACCGGGCGCAGCAACCCAGCCCGCGAACCATTTGCCGAACGGCGGCCAGAACAAGTCAGTTCCAGCCAGGATTAGTCCGGTAGCGATCTGAAGGAGGAGCAGAAACAGTATGAGTACGATTGCGATGCGCGCCGCCGGATTGTGCCCAACATATTGTTGCGGCTCGCCGGAAAGGAAAGCAGTGGCATAGCTGCGCAATGCGCCCCAGTAGCCAGGCCCGTAGGGCAACATCGCACGCCATCGCGCATAGCGGTTGCCGAGAAAGGCCCAAACAAAGCGCCAGATTAAATTCAATGCCATGACGTAACCCAGCGCCACGTGGATCTGCTTGAGCTGGACTTTGCCGCCGACCGAAAGTCCAAGCGCATCATCGTTTAGCAGCATAACTCCGACGCTTATCAAGCCGAGCACGACGAGTGCGTTAATCCAATGGAACCACCGCGTCGGGACGTCCCATACATTGTAAGCACGATATTGCTGGGATGGCATCTTGGGCATTGAGGGCACTCCATACCATCGCGGCTTTGTCGCGTTCGAGTAGGCTCTCACACAAAAATGTCTTCCAACGGTTGATTTCCATCAATGATACGACCCGGCATGCCTAATATGCGGGGGCAGCCATGTAGAGATCGCCAGGTCGTGAAGGCTATTCGCGCTGAGTTCTCAGCCCGGCGCGTGGACGTGTGGTTTCGCAGTCAGTAAAGACCTGGCACTTCCCTCAGTGCAGCGCGTTGCAGTCCAGTTTGATGATCTCGTTGATGGCGAGATCACGCATATCCCGGACCCTTCTTAATTTTAATAGCTGTGCCTGTCGTCGGCCATCCGAACACGATGTCGAGGACGCTTTCGGAAGCCGTGCAAAAAGAACGCTCCTGGTTTGGATGGAATTGTCAGATTGAGTTAGAAGAGGGCTACTAATCAGCAGCCCTCTTGCGGCCGGAGATCATGGACGCGATCAGGTTTTCACGATGCTCGAAGCTCATGATCAGCACGCCGATGACGTGCGCCACGACGAGGCCAACGGTCAGATTGGCCAGGAACTCGTGGACGTGTTCGATCAACTTGGAGCCCCAGTAGGCGTCCGTGGTCATCATGTAGCCCGTAGCGCACGTGCCGGCCAGCCCAATCAGGAGCGCGACGATCATGGCGCCGCCCGCCGGGTTGTGCCCGATATAGCGGGGAGCTCTGAGCATCACGACGTCGCGAACATAGGCGAGGACTTCGCGCGGCGGACGAACGAAGCTAGAAAATCGCGCATGCCGCGGACCGACGAAACCCCAGACGATGCGGGCCGCGAGGAGCCCGGCGATGACGTAGCCGGCCGCGACGTGTACCCGCTCGATCTCGTCGCCGGTGGCGTAGGCGATCACGAAACAGGAAACCAGGGACCAGTGGAAGACCCGGACGAATGGGTCCCAGACCTTGATCGTGGCCGGCGGCGTCGCGCCGTCGGCTCCGATCACATTGCTTACGGTTCTCATTTGCGAACCGTCACATCTGGCCGATGATGTGGCCGTTGGTCGGGTCCACGAACAGCTCGACCCGGTTGCCGTTCTTGTCGAGTGTGTAGAACTCGCCGCAGGCATTCTTGAGTTTGGCCTTCTGGACCTTGTAGCCTTGAGCCTCGACTTTGGCCTGCAACTGCTTCACCGGGAGCCACTGGGCCTCGGAGGCTGACGTGCACGGCTTGCCGAGGCTGCCAGCCTGGGCGGTGGCCGCCCCGAGCGTCGCGGCGGCAATGGTAAGGATCGCTATCTTGCGCATAGGTGTCTCCTGACAGTGGCCGGCCGCACCATGCGCCGGCGATGGGGCAACCTTGCCAGAAGCGATCTGACCGCTGCCTGTTGACCCAAGTCAGCGATTTGTCAGGTGATATCTGGCATCCATGTCTTTCGGAGAGTGAGTTGTTTTCATGTGCCTACGTCTGCGCCGAGTTCGTGCCCTGATCCTTGCGACCGCTCTTCTGGCGGCAGACAGCGGGGTACCGGCATTCGCTCACGACCACGATGACGCACGACGGGCCGTCGAAGCCGGTGAGATCCGTCCTCTTACGGACATTCTGGATATCGTCAGGGGCAAGCTTCCCGGCGACGTCGTCAGCGTGAAGCTCGAACGGGAAGCCAGTGCCTGGATGTACGAGTTGCGCGTCGTCGACGACAAGGGGCGGCTGTTCGAGATCCACGTCGATGCTCGCAGCGGCGAGGTCGAGCGGACCAAGGAGAAGTGATGCGCGTGCTTGTTGTCGAGGACGACCAGCGAATCGCGACGGATGTCTCATGCGCGCTCGAAGCATCCGGTTACGTGGTTGAAACGGTTACGAACGGCGAGGACGCTTGGTTTCTCGGCGACACCGAGGACTATGGCGCCATCATTCTCGATCTTGGCTTACCCGGAATGGATGGTCTCGCGGTCCTGAAGCGTTGGCGCGCCAACGGACGCCACATACCTGTCCTCGTTCTCACCGCGCGAGGAAGCTGGGCCGAGCGAGTGGACGGAATCGACGCCGGCGCCGACGACTACCTGCCGAAGCCATTCCGGATGGAGGAGTTGCTGGCGCGGCTGCGGTCCATCGTGCGGCGCTCAGCGGGGCATGGTTGCTCGGTCATGACCGCGGGCGAGATCACCCTGGACGAGCGGCAGATGAAGGTGACGCGACGAGGCGTGCCGATTGCGCTTTCGCCGCTTGAGTACAGGCTGATCGCTCATCTCCTCCGAAATCGAGGGCGGGTCGTCTCGCAGCAGGAGCTTGATGAGAACGTCTATGGTCACGGGGAAGAGCACGATTCCAACACGCTCGAGGTACTTGTCGGTCGCGTGCGCAAGAAGCTCGGCGCTGATGTGATCGAAACGCGGCGCGGCTTCGGTTATCTGATACCAGAGGTCCCCGCATGAACCGGCATTCGCTCAAACTGCGACTCGTCGCCGGCGGCCTCATCGCGATCCTGATCGCGCTTGCGATTGCCGGTGGCGCGCTCATCGTTCTCTTCGAGCGTCATGTCTCACGCACCCTGGCTCAAGATCTCGACGTTCATCTGAAACAGCTTCTCGCGGGCATCGACATCGACCCGCAAGGCAAGCTGGTGCTGATGCAGACGCCGGTCGATCCACGCTTCGCCGAGCCTCTCTCCGGACTTTACTGGCAGGTCGGCGATGACCGCGGGCAGCTTCTGCGCTCGCGCTCGCTCTGGGATTCCGCCATCGAACTCCCGCCGGATCGGCTGAGCCCCGGCGAAATGCACCAGCACCAAGCGTCGGGACCTGGGGGCCAGCGCGTGCTGGTCGCTGAGCGCGCCGTCACGCTTTCCGCAGATGGGAAGCCGGTAATCGTCCGCCTTGCGGTCGCCGAGAACCTGGCGAGGGTGTCGGCTGCGACCTCGGCCTTCGCCAAGGATCTCGCGCTCGCGCTCGTGCTTCTCGGCTGCGTGCTGGCTCTTGCGACATGGGTTCAGGTGGGCGTCGGCTTGCGTCCGCTGGCCACGTTGCGCCGCGGCGTGGCCGATATCAGAGCAGGGCGGACCCGGCATCTGCCATCCTCGGTCCCGACCGAAGTTCGTCCCCTCGTCGAGGAGGTCAACGCGCTCGTCGATGCACAGGAAAGTGAGATCGAACGGTCCCGCGGCCGCGCCGCCGATCTGGCTCACGGACTGAAGACGCCGCTTGCGGCTCTTGCAGCGGATGCGTCGCGACTCCGTGATCGGGGTGAGCCCGCCATTGCCCGGGACATCGAAGCCGTCGGGGAAGCCATGGGCCGCCACGTCGACCGCGAGCTCGCGCGGGCCAGAGTTCGCGGGCGAACGCGGGGCGTCCCTGCAGCGTCCACATTCGTGAAACCGCTCGTGGACTCCATCGTCGCGACCGTGTCGCGCACTCCCGACGGCGCGCGAGTGAGGTTCGAGAACCTCATCGCCGATCATCTTTGTGTCCCGCTCGACCGGACTGATCTTGCGGAGGTTCTGGGTAATCTGATCGAGAACGCGGCCCGGCATGCCGCTAGATCGGTCCGCATCACCGACGGAAGCCAATTATCCCTTGTCGTCGAAGACGACGGCGAAGGCATCGAACCGAGTCACCTGTCACGCGTGCTCGCACGCGGTGCCCGTCTCGACGAGCGAGGCAGTGGCGCGGGTCTGGGGCTTGCCATCGTGCAGGATGTCCTGGATGCGTACGGCTGGGGGCTGAAACTCTCCACGTCGGAGCTCGGTGGCCTGAAGGCGGTAATCGCTCCGACGTCCGAAAGCGACCGTTATCGTCGCAGAACGAAAGAGGGAGCGTCAACCTCGGAAGCGATCCCGCCCATTCAAAGTTTATCCCATCCACAAAGATAGGATAGGTACATGATGACGAAGCAGCACATCCACGAAAGCCATCACGTCGACAATTGCCTCGAAGTCGCGGCCAACGGCGACTCCTCGAAGCCGACAAAGAACGTGCGCGCCGAGTTCAAGGCGATCGCGCGCTACCTATGACCGGAAACCAGCCGATGTCTTCTCGAAAGTCCATATTGTTGCTGGGTCTCGCCGCCGTCGTCGC is a window encoding:
- a CDS encoding VIT1/CCC1 transporter family protein, producing MHPLHREAHLIERIGWLRAAVLGANDGIISTASLVVGVAAAASSHSEVLVAGAAGLVAGAASMAAGEYVSVSSQADTEAADLARERRELAEQPAAELDELTHIYIERGVEPSLACQVAEQLMARDAFAAHARDELGLSAHIVARPVQAALTSAATFSMGAALPLLIAVFSSLARIPWAVSGGSLVTLAILGAIGAQTGGAGIFKPTLRVTFWGAVAMGATAAIGRLVGHAV
- a CDS encoding cytochrome b/b6 domain-containing protein translates to MPKMPSQQYRAYNVWDVPTRWFHWINALVVLGLISVGVMLLNDDALGLSVGGKVQLKQIHVALGYVMALNLIWRFVWAFLGNRYARWRAMLPYGPGYWGALRSYATAFLSGEPQQYVGHNPAARIAIVLILFLLLLQIATGLILAGTDLFWPPFGKWFAGWVAAPGLDSALVSPLASNTMDQAAYKAMRAFRSPIVTVHLYAFYALAAVILTHLVAVIVTEIHEGGGITSAMFTGRKILNRPPQDFGK
- a CDS encoding cytochrome b/b6 domain-containing protein, whose protein sequence is MRTVSNVIGADGATPPATIKVWDPFVRVFHWSLVSCFVIAYATGDEIERVHVAAGYVIAGLLAARIVWGFVGPRHARFSSFVRPPREVLAYVRDVVMLRAPRYIGHNPAGGAMIVALLIGLAGTCATGYMMTTDAYWGSKLIEHVHEFLANLTVGLVVAHVIGVLIMSFEHRENLIASMISGRKRAAD
- a CDS encoding PepSY domain-containing protein, with protein sequence MRKIAILTIAAATLGAATAQAGSLGKPCTSASEAQWLPVKQLQAKVEAQGYKVQKAKLKNACGEFYTLDKNGNRVELFVDPTNGHIIGQM
- a CDS encoding PepSY domain-containing protein — encoded protein: MCLRLRRVRALILATALLAADSGVPAFAHDHDDARRAVEAGEIRPLTDILDIVRGKLPGDVVSVKLEREASAWMYELRVVDDKGRLFEIHVDARSGEVERTKEK
- a CDS encoding response regulator transcription factor; its protein translation is MRVLVVEDDQRIATDVSCALEASGYVVETVTNGEDAWFLGDTEDYGAIILDLGLPGMDGLAVLKRWRANGRHIPVLVLTARGSWAERVDGIDAGADDYLPKPFRMEELLARLRSIVRRSAGHGCSVMTAGEITLDERQMKVTRRGVPIALSPLEYRLIAHLLRNRGRVVSQQELDENVYGHGEEHDSNTLEVLVGRVRKKLGADVIETRRGFGYLIPEVPA
- a CDS encoding sensor histidine kinase produces the protein MNRHSLKLRLVAGGLIAILIALAIAGGALIVLFERHVSRTLAQDLDVHLKQLLAGIDIDPQGKLVLMQTPVDPRFAEPLSGLYWQVGDDRGQLLRSRSLWDSAIELPPDRLSPGEMHQHQASGPGGQRVLVAERAVTLSADGKPVIVRLAVAENLARVSAATSAFAKDLALALVLLGCVLALATWVQVGVGLRPLATLRRGVADIRAGRTRHLPSSVPTEVRPLVEEVNALVDAQESEIERSRGRAADLAHGLKTPLAALAADASRLRDRGEPAIARDIEAVGEAMGRHVDRELARARVRGRTRGVPAASTFVKPLVDSIVATVSRTPDGARVRFENLIADHLCVPLDRTDLAEVLGNLIENAARHAARSVRITDGSQLSLVVEDDGEGIEPSHLSRVLARGARLDERGSGAGLGLAIVQDVLDAYGWGLKLSTSELGGLKAVIAPTSESDRYRRRTKEGASTSEAIPPIQSLSHPQR